A region of the Candidatus Kryptonium sp. genome:
TTTAAGTATTGACGAGGTCTTTACACTACTTGAACAGCCAGACACTTCAACTCCGATGGGCATAAGGGATAGAGCATTGCTTGAAGTTATGTATGCAACTGGAGTGAGAGTGTCGGAGTTGATAAATCTTAAACAGATTGATCTCTTTCTTGATATGGAATTTATCAGGGTTCTTGGTAAAGGTTCAAAAGAAAGATTGATCCCCATCGGCAAGGTTGCGATCAAGTGGGTAAGGGAATATCAGTTGAAAGTTAGACCAAAACTTGCTAAAATTAGTAGTGGAGATATTCTTTTTTTAAGTAGATTAGGAAAAAAATTAACAAGAATGAGCGTGTGGAAGATTGTTAAAAAATATGCTTTGATGGCTGGAATAAGGAAAGAGATCCATCCTCACACTCTAAGACATTCGTTTGCCACGCATCTTCTTGAAGGTGGTTCGGATTTGAGATCTGTTCAGGAAATGTTGGGACATGCAAGTATAACTACAACTCAAATTTACACTCATATAAGCAACGAAACATTAAGGGAGATATACTATCTTTATCATCCAAGGTCAAACTAAATTTTAAAACAAAAAGGAGAACCAACATGGCAAGACAACTTCCAAACTGGGAAAACATAGCCGAAAAGCTTAACAGCTATGTTGAGGATGTGAGAAATGAGTATGAACAAATGCTTGG
Encoded here:
- the xerD gene encoding site-specific tyrosine recombinase XerD: MRIKNEEWRRFLSHFLKSIEIEKGYSKNTVESYSIDLVRYVCFLEDNGIKHPDFVDEELVRKYIREIGLIGLSPSSISRNVASIKSFHKFLLLESYSKNYPVENIEHPKIKKKPPEVLSIDEVFTLLEQPDTSTPMGIRDRALLEVMYATGVRVSELINLKQIDLFLDMEFIRVLGKGSKERLIPIGKVAIKWVREYQLKVRPKLAKISSGDILFLSRLGKKLTRMSVWKIVKKYALMAGIRKEIHPHTLRHSFATHLLEGGSDLRSVQEMLGHASITTTQIYTHISNETLREIYYLYHPRSN